A part of Haliotis asinina isolate JCU_RB_2024 chromosome 10, JCU_Hal_asi_v2, whole genome shotgun sequence genomic DNA contains:
- the LOC137298214 gene encoding iron-sulfur cluster transfer protein NUBPL-like, which yields MLFLKTFRCLTRRNVSGTWIRLFSTHDNPFGIPPSSKKKSQEELRREHMARGLPQKRQIDGVKHVIVVASGKGGVGKSTTAVNLALGIAANEPMKDVGLLDADVYGPSIPKLMNLHGEPELTTDNLMRPLVNYGIKCISMGFLVEENAAIVWRGLMVMAAIERLTRQVSWSPLDYLVIDMPPGTGDAQLSISQNIPVSGAVVVTTPQDIALQDARRGAEMFRKVNVPVLGLIQNMSVFVCPKCGHPEHIFGKDGAEGIAREMSLDIIGDIPLHRRIRELSDSGQPIVIAEPDSPQAEAYRSIAKTVIGRLQDT from the exons ATGTTGTTCCTCAAGACTTTTAGATGTCTGACGAGAAGAAATGTCAGTGGCACGTGGATAAGACTATTTTCAACTCACGACAATCCATTT GGCATTCCTCCTTCATCGAAGAAAAAATCACAAGAGGAACTGAGAAGAGAACATATGGCTCGAGGGTTGCCACAGAAACGTCAGATTGATGGagtgaaacatgtcattgttgTTGCATCAGGAAAAGGAGGGGTTGGAAAATCAACAACAGCAG TGAATCTTGCTCTGGGTATAGCAGCTAATGAACCG atgaaGGACGTCGGGCTGCTGGATGCTGATGTTTATGGCCCTTCGATACCCAAACTGATGAACCTCCATGGAGAGCCGGAACTCACTACAG ATAATCTGATGAGGCCACTAGTGAATTATGGAATAAAATG TATATCCATGGGATTTTTGGTGGAGGAAAATGCAGCCATTGTGTGGAGAGGTTTGATGGTGATGGCAGCCATTGAGAGACTGACCAGGCAA GTCTCTTGGAGCCCACTTGATTACCTGGTCATCGACATGCCACCAGGGACAGGCGACGCCCAATTGTCCATATCACAAAACATCCCAGTCTCAG GTGCTGTTGTAGTGACAACACCACAGGACATTGCACTGCAGGATGCACGTCGTGGAGCAGAGATGTTCCGGAAAGTGAATGTCCCTGTGCTGGGCCTGATCCAGAACATGAGCGTCTTTGTGTGTCCCAAGTGCGGACACCCAGAACATATATTCGGGAAAGATGGTGCGGAAGGAATTGCTAGGGAAATGAGCTTAGACATTATTG GCGACATACCTCTGCACAGGCGCATCCGTGAGCTCTCCGACTCTGGCCAACCTATTGTAATagctgaaccagacagtcctcAG GCAGAAGCTTACAGATCTATAGCAAAGACTGTTATAGGGCGCTTACAGGATACATGA